The DNA sequence TGGTTCTCTGATGTTGAGAATCTACTGATTGAAATGCAAATGAGGCAGAAAAAGATGAAGATGTAACCTGCTGGAGTTCAGTCCTCCCTTCATAGTCATTTAATTTTCACCTTTGCACCTTTGAGTAATTAAAGATGTTGTGCTGTTCAATAACCATGTTCTGAATGTAGATTCAGGGCTTCAGTGTGAAATGTGAGCTATCAGCAGCTAGAACAATCAAGCAAGCATTTGCACTGGCGGATCACATTCGTCAACACTAATGCATTTCACACAATATTTACACCAATTTACTTTATGTCACAGTAAAAATCAGCATTTTATTGTGGTAAACTGATTTACATAAAATTACTTACTCATTGCTTCTGTCCTGTTATGTGCACATTTAAGCCAGACCATGCAGCTCTAAATCCATCTTTCAGAAGACATTCACTGTAGAGTATATGGGAAACAATAAAAAGATCATCTCCATTTCGTGTACTGTCCTCCTGCTCTGGCACCAACAGGAAGCCCTGCTGACAGAAAATCAAAGGAAGCCCATCAGAGCCTGTTGCAGCACCGCTGCCATGACAACACTCTTGTTGATTACAATGATTTCATTAGGGAGTCCATGCAAAGAAGGTAtaaaaagaatgaaataaaacatgtcTGTGTAGAAAGCAGTTAGCTCGTCAAAGTGTAATTCTGCTAAACATCCTGTCACCTGACAGTGACAAGGCAGTGGAGAATTTGATGTGTCGCTCTGAAATATCAAGAGGGAGAGGAACACCACTACTGTAGTTAAAAAGCACTTGTGTCTCTGCTGACTCTGGAAGACATTAATTATCACTGACAAGCTTCAGTATTCAGTAGCTGGAACACTGAACTGTCACCGAAACATCCAAACTTTCCTGACTGGTGGATGATCATTCAACAGTTCATTCACTGATCAATAACTTGGACAGTGCTCATAACTAACATACAAAAAACAACGATTCAACTTAACGCTTTAACTGAAACTTTGACGTATGTTGGCAGAGTCGTCTCTTTTTGTGCTAGTGTCAGTCCAGGGTGTATAAGAGCCTTCTATGAGAATAACCTAACTAGTTTAACAGAGTAACTTTTCAtcacttttcttaaaacaattaatttttttgttaaacgTTTTTGTGTAAAAGATGGATTAATTCAATCTTtcaatttattaaatatttaaaatctgcAAGTAGAATGATTTCATAAGATACTTTACAAAATTTGCTGTGCTTTTTCGATAGTAAGGCAGTAAATACGGTATACAACtattatatttgtttaaaataatgagaataataataatgatgataataataatagcaatcCACCTGGAATTAAATACCATGTTTAGAAATCTGTAGCACGGCTGGGGTTCACAATTAAAACCATGacagtaaaaagtaaaatatttccTTATAAAACACTTCAATAACATTTTTACTTATAGTTACGTAAATGCCACCATATTTACGTAAAATTCAAAATTCCGTAAAAATTCCTCTTCACAACTCTCTTGCAGCCTATTTTAACGCTCCAGCTTCGTCTGTTGTGGAGAAATGTAGCTCCATTATTCATCCCTCCCACTGTATTTCAGCAGACACAGtgggcacgcacacacacacacagggcaatCCGCTgtgaatttatatatttttgggTAGGACAGAGAAATGGACTCACCTCTGGCAGCAGGAAACAATACACAAAAATGCTCCTGGAAAACCTCTGGCCCTCCAGGAAGTTGGGGCTACGTGGCAGTAGTGTCGAATTGCAAAGAAGAATTTCTTGGCCAAGTTTTGACGCCAGAGGTCGTCAGCTATGGAAGTTTCCCGGGAAGGTAATCCAGGCAGAGGATCTGCAAGCACCGCCCACAGCCGGCCAGAGCAGAGAGAAGGACCAGTCCGCTcgctttgtcacacacacacacacacacacacacacacacacacacacacacacacacacacacacacacacacacacacacacacattaatgacgaaaaaaaccccaaaccccGTTATGAAATCATTTAACGTGTCTGTGAAAGTGACGTGCTGAGTTTGGTAGTATGGTTAACTATTTATTTTATAAGTAGCATAAAGATCTgaagtgttaaaaaaatactCGTACTGCATTTTGCGCGTATTATTAACTGTGATATAATTACTGGTCATATGTCAGTGCAGTAaacataatataatatcacataaTCTGCAGTGCTGACACTGAAGGTTTCTAGAATAATTGAAGCTGTAGAATATATTCTTACGTTTAAAAAAGAGATATGTAAGAAATCTATATACTGTATACACTGTAGGCTTGCCTTAATTAATTACACTATATTGTAGCTGAACAGAAATACTGTTTAACaacctctgtttgtgtgtgcctgCTATTTATTCTGGTTTGGTAAACTGGAAATGGTGAAATTCTGCTCTTACTTCATATAACCGATTTAATTTTCAATGAAAATGTTGCGCTGATGGTACCTTAGAAATATGTGTTTAATATGGAATTCATACTGGAGATAATGTATCTGAAGTTCAATAGCAGGACCACACCCCACAAATCCCCCTTCCAGTGGTATGTCTATAAACGCCGACTTCCTGCCACACAAAAGTTTATCATTGTTTTCATGCCCCTCTCCTCCTCTACTCCTATTTGCCATCCCCTTTTAAATTTATCAAGATCTGGCAGGTCAGGAAGGTGCCATTTGTCTTCAATTTGAACCTGccaatggatttttttttttttttggacagaATGTACTatagaattatttttaaaatggttttgtAGGGGTCTTCCAAAGTATATATATGAAGAAGACAATTTGATCTCAAATTTCTAGAAATGAGCTTCACCACCCTCCATGTTGAAACTACTGTGGGCAGCTATTTGTTTGtctaaacaaattttaaaacctGTAGTCACAGTGATATAAAAAACAATGACATAAAACTACCAGATAAGTTTTGAatataaaaaaagttttttttcctttgaaaatTCCACcagtgtcttttctttttcataatcCTCTCAGAAATGTAGATTCAGGGATCTTTGAgttacttaaagaaaaaaaaagaaaagaaaagtgataCAACAAAGCCACAGGATTTACAAATTCTACTTTATCCTTAATTTGCTGAACAGTTTTTCCATCCTGACCCCATCTTGTATTTTGTCAGTAATGGCAAATAACTCGGAGTGGTTATCAGGTGCCAGGAGTAAAGCTGTTAAATAAAATCATCCTCACCAAGCAGAGGTGAGGATGATTGTGacaaagcaataaaaacaaaaaaccccacacccGCTCAGAACTGGGATTGAAGGGTTTAGgtaagcagcagaaaatggcTGATATGGATGTAACAGGTTGTTTCAATGCAAACTAAACTTAATGTTAATACTGTTATTACTGCTGGGTCTTTACATTATAAATGAAGTGCCTTTAGgcgactgttgttatgatttgacACTATATAAATGAATCGAATTGAATGAATACACTAACTGGCCACTTTATTGGGTACGCCACTTGGTCCTACTGTGTTGTACCGCCCTTTGCCCTCATAACTGCCTTCGTTTTCAAAGGCATTGTTTTTGCAAGGTGATGAAAACATTCtttagagattttggtccatgttgacatgctgccatcacacagctgctgcagatttgtcagctccATGATTTGAATCACTGCTCCACTACATTCAAAAGGTGGTCTATTGCATTAATAGTAACAATGAAGGCCTCTTTGTGTACAGTGAACCCGAGTCATGTTCAAGAAGCCGGTTTAGATGGCCTGAACTTTGTGAGTCATAAGTTATTTGTGTATATTTTGTGTATtatttgtgtatatgtgttctacATCGAAAacctttctctgtatttatgtgTAGGTATTTTTGTGGACGCTAGGTGGCAGACGTAAAAAAGAGCACGGAGGAAAACGGAGGGACCGCACAGCGTGGAGGAGGAAGTAAACATGGCGCGGGAGAACAACATGGCGGTCCCTGAGTTCCTCAGGGAAGCAGAGTTGTTGAAGCAAGGGGCAGAAGCCCGGGTATACCGGGCCGAGTTTCTGGGAACGCCAACCATAGTGAAGGAAAGGTTCCCTAAACGCTACAGACACCCAGCCTTAGACGAAAAGCTGACACACCGCAGGACCGTGCAGGAGGTCCGCGCCATATTACGGTGTCGGAGAGCAGGCAAGTCCTCCGCTGGTGGAGGTGATCAAATTAGCACCACCCGAAGGTGGTTTAAGAATATTTGTAGCCAACTAACCCACTGGATAGACTGTTGGCTTTGCTGGTCGTTAGTTTCTGAGTCAATGATTAAGCCAGATTGACTTTTCAGCTAAATTGCTTTTATTATCTGAACAACAGACGATATTCAGTCTGCAGAGACATACACAGCAGCAGTTCTACCTTGTTGGAAGCTTCAGATCTGTGAATATTTATACTTGCACGATGATTTAGTTTTCTGGTTTGTGACTAAATGATTAAGCAGCCATTAGTAGATTAACAACAAAGTGGAATGTGTTTATTCCTTTGCTCGTTTCATTCAAATGCAAGAAAGTGATCCCTACATTACTCATAGTTGGTATATGTTGTCTACAAACCCCTTCTTCTCCACAAGGGGGCACAATAGATGAGCAAATGCTTCCACAGATGTTTAGTCACAGCTTCTGCATAAACTCAACTTCATGAAAAATTACAAATTCAACCCTTCTCACATTTTATCTCTTATGTTTTGTTGTGCATTCTCAACTTCTGTGTTATCTTTGCCCCTTATTCAACATGGATCTGAACATTTTCTCTAAAATCTGCTCCGCCCACACTGAAACATCTTTTAGCCACACACAAACCTTAATCGATAATTGAATGGTATTGTAGTCACACAAAGTTTGTAAAATCaggctttttcttcttcacaggAATATCTGCCCCTGTAGTCTACTTTGTGGACTATACCTGCCACTGTATCTTCCTGGAGGAAATTGTGGGTTCCTCAACTGTGCGTGACTATATTGCATCTGCTCAACAGTCTGACTCCTGCAAGGAGCTGAAGTTGCAGAGGCTAGCCGAGCGCGTGGGGCAGGTCCTGGCTAAAATGCACGATGAAGATGTCATCCATGGAGACCTGACCACCTCCAACATGCTGCTGAGACCCAGCCCAGAGGGAGGAGAATCCGACCTGGTCCTCATAGATTTTGGTCTGAGTTACATCTCTGCTCTGCCCGAGGATAAGGGTGTGGACTTGTATGTGCTGGAGAAAGCCTTCCTCAGTACCCACCCCAACACAGAGGAACTGTTTGAGAAGCTGCTGAAAAGCTACACGACGTCATCCAAGAAGTCATCAGCTGTCATTAAAAAGCTTGACGAGGTTCGGTTGAGGGGAAGGAAGAGGTCAATGGTGGGGTGAAGATACTCCCCATGTGTGTACAGGGGCAAACTTGTGGAATTTCATAACGCTGAAATTAAGACACTGTTGTGCACAGTCTGTAAATTAACATTATACAAAAATTGTAATTGAATATTACACTATTTTCTAATAAATGGTGCCTCAGATCTTGCAGTTTATGTGGTGATTTATATTAAAGCACCTAAGGTACTGCTCAgtaccctcaagctcccaggttTGAGGGTCAGGCTCCcaggtagaggacccgagcttgaaggatagactgcCCGTAGGGGTGAAAGGGAATTGagacgtgtatatatatatatagatagatatgtgtgtatatgtatatatatcaaGTAGTTTGTGCTCCATGAAAAATGGAACCGGTAAACTGAatttatgaacacacacacaagtggaTCAATTTAGTATTAGGAACTTTATAAAACTACTGCATTCCTTTTGAAATGAGCACTGATAGCTGAAGCAGTGATGCAGGATTTTaaagacagcagaaatgagTGTTTCCTCAATCATGGAGAAGGTTACTTAGGTTACTTGTAGAGAACAGTCAGCTATTCAAGTGACTTTAGTTCAGGtcagttttaattatatagcAGCAAAttccaacaacagttgcctcaaggtgctttatattgtaaggtaaagaccctacagcaATACAGTGAACATGTTGGATACAGAACAAACTTTGGAATAGAAATTACCAGAAATTTTCACAAGTACCAACTTGTAATGGTTAGACCAAACCAGAACTTACTGGTGACGACATACATACAGGGTTTTGGGTTTAAATTTCATGGTTGGCTGGAGCCTTTGTGGATAGTGTTTGCAGATTCTCCTTGTGCCTCTTTGGTTTTCTTCTGCAGTTAAAATTCTGAGTCTGAATGGCACTAGAAGTCAGGTAGGCAGGTCAAAGTCCAAGAGGAGGTGCACTATGACTGATAAGCAGACACTTAAGGTGAATGTTTAGCCACCACAACCATGCTTAATAACACAGGATTTGTAACGCACCACGTGATCTTAAGTTAACTGTGTTTGAATTGTGCGAACACACCCAAGTAAAAACGAATGTGTCACATGtcgctttcatttttaatttacagtGACGGTAACATCTGAGACCCCATGGATCAGCAGCGTATTACAAACATGACGATTAAACTCATGGTTCTTGCTTTGTACTGTAAAGGTGAGTGTTTGTCAGTGTTCCAGCGTGTAAATGACAGCTCTGTCCTTTTCATTTTCATAGTCTATATGACTCCTTCCAGGTTCCTTGGCTGAGATCACCAGAGAGCTCAGTGTCTTAGTGGGCAATGAGGTAACGCTCAGCTGCATGTTCGACAGACCGCATAAGCTAGTGGAGTGGAGTGCTCTTAGTATTGAATGGAACATGGTGGACAAACACGCAAAGAAGAGCATGGTGTACACGCTGGAAGATGGAAGAGCTCATGTGTACAAAGAAGGCTCTGTGGTGAATGAAACGTGCCTGCGTCAGAGTGATGCGTCCCTGCAGCTTCATAATGTCACTGTAGGAGATGAAGGGCTGTACACCTGCAGAGTCATCAACCCTCTGATCTACACAGAGTCCACTGCTCTGAAAGTGCTCGGTACGCCTATATGGGCCAAGAAAGCCACAGTGTTTATCTAGcttaataatacaaaaaaggAGAAACTTTAAAGTGAAGTTGCAGgtaatttaaaatgtaacatttcagATGTCAGCGAGCTTCACCAAACAGATAAGCTGCaggttattttttgtttaagaCATCACGCTGTATGAAATTTATGCATGCATGAATTTATTTTCAAAGTTTAAACAAGGTGACCCTCTGGAACAGGCTGAACTATAAAAAGGTAGTATTCTCATAAGATTTAcagtaatgtatatatatatatatatatatatatatacacacacacatatatatgtgcaCAAACAGTTGCCTGCAAACCTAAATTAACTGTCTCAAAGTTGTAAAAATTCCAGGGTGCAGCTTATCAGCAGCACGGTATGGAGATCTGTCAGTTGTGTTTGCTGCTGGCAGATCCCACTAGTGCTCTACAGAGCTTCCATGTTAAGCTTtgataaatgaaaataacaaacttgGGCTGTACTGAATCCTGTACAGTGGTCATTCGTTACATAAGCGATGGATGGATGCAGCTAAAGttggttttgcattttggcttagtttttgttaaataaataatggcgTAACATGCCATGTTAATCTGTGATTGTCTTTACTGGATATTTTTATTATTCCTATAAAACCTTAGCATTGAACGagggtgtgttttctttttaagaaaatTACCCAACTGCTCacttaattaataataaatgtgtTACTGAGGACTTTATGGTCTTCATAGCTTCAAGACCAAGATGCACAAAACAATTAGTGACATTATATCCATTTTTGTGCAAATTGTCGAATTCAAGCacaatcattttaaataattttaatgatAACAATGTAATATCTGTTTCTGAACTGTACACCTTCAGCTCAGCCTTCAGTGTTGCTCCCAGAAAAGACAACAGTGAGAGAAGGACAGGAGAAAACCATACAGTGTGATGTAACAGGTTTCTACCCAGAGAAAGTGGCTGTGACGTGGCTGGTCCAAAATGGCACCCAGACCATCCATGCAGGGTTGGGCCAACTGTCCCGTGTCTGCAATGAGCTGGCTGTACACAATCCAGATGGCACCTACAGCATTCGTAGTGGCATCACGTTACACTCCTCAGTACTAAGGGGTGGAGAGATACATGTCATCTGCCAAGTTGAGCACCAGACCTACAATGGTCTGTACAACCGATCTGTAACACTGGCTGTTCAAGGtgggattttatttatttattctttggaTCTCTTGATTTCATATATACATAGTGGTATACTGTAGCGCAGGTAATCAGAACATTGatagtttgatccctggctgctccagtctgcatggcaaagtatccttgggcaagaacCAAAAGTTGCTTTCTGATGTGTCCATCAGCGTATGAGTgcgtgtgaatgttagacagaaagcacaAAAAAGCAAAGTACAAAGCAAAAGTGCCTGTAGTTCACTTGAGTTTTCCAGTAGAGaggaaaagcactatataagaaccattCCATTTAATATTTACTATGTTACTTTCATGTGCTTTTCCTTCAGCTCCATCAGAGCCGCTTCACAGTACAGCCACTGTGATAGCTGTTACAAGTGTAATAACTTTGCTACTGGTCACCTGTGTTACTGGAGGATCTTTATATCTCTACAGATATTTTTACAAAGGTATGTATCAacacaagcacatttttttggTTAAATTTTGATAATTTTCTTTGCTTGGTCTTATTTGAATGCGATAATGTCAGATGTTCACATTAAAGATGTCTACAGATTTAACAAATTTGGCAACTATGTGTAAATTAAGGGAAAAACTACAGCTTAACACTACTCTGAATAGACCAAATTGGAGTTGACCTCATGGTTACATTCAGAgttttatttgtgaaaaaaacagaaaagtttctttttttcttccaagaAAATGTAACTACCTCGTTAACAAGAATATTAtaacatatttttataaaacaacatatttttcaTGCCATATTTTCCAGTTTCTAAATAAATGATCCAATAAACCCCACaaaaattttatttaatatgttaGAAATAAATCCCCATTTTAGTTAGTGCTGTTTGGCCAATATTGCTCTTCATCCATTGAAGAccggacaaagacatgctgtggataAGCCTAGATCTATTACAGCGTAACTAAGGGATAAGCAGGATGCCAGAAAGGGACCACCTGCtttgtcaaaaaggaaagttttaagcctaatcttaaaagtagagagggtgctctttcccaaatccaaactggaagctggtttcaCAGAAGAGAGGCCTGGAAGCCTCCTGTTCTActcctcccattctacttttaaatactttaggaaccacaagtaagctcGCAGTCTGAAAGTGAATTACTTTATTGGGGTGATACAATACTATGAACCCTTTAAGATAAAACAGAgtctgattattcaagaccttctATGTGatgaaaaggattttaaattcaattctgtaTTTAGGGAGCCTTTTTATCCCTTTATTACCATCCCTTTAAAGTTTTACCTAGATAtcataaaatttgtttgattttgaaaaagtttgatttcattaaaatgaaaagaaaatgctgCTATTTCTCTTCACAGTTCCATTTAATGTTTCGGAAATCAGTCAGCCCAACATCATATACGCTCAGGTACCCACAGAACTGAAGTGCACCATTCAGGGAGCCACAAGGTGGGAGCTCAAAGTGAAATGGTTTAAACTAAGAACCAGTCCAGACTCAGTGATTCAGTCAGAGTCAGGTTCTTCAGATTCCCTGCTGGAGACTGAGGATCTCAGCGAATGGGCTTGTCTGCAGTCAGATGGCAAaaatcacacatctgtcctgcCTGTATTTCTGACTGTTACTGAAGACCAAACCAAATACCAGTGTGTAGTGTGGTGCAAGGACAGGAGCTTCAGAAGGGAGACCACAGTCAAGGTTAAAGGTGAGTAGTTTTGGCTTTGGGAGCAGATTATCAGACAGGGCACTCTGAGAATTCAGCTCAGTGGGGAAATCCTCAGCCCAGTTTCATAAGAAAATATGTTCATGTGCACACAAACTGTTAAGTTTTTTGTGAGTGTGAGCATGGATTTGTAATTAAAGTTCTTTTAATAGGGAGGATATTTCATGACAgaagcatgatttttttttttcagagaggTATCACACTGAGAAAAGAAAGCTTTAAAAGATGTGGCAACTATTCCTCCCAAACCACAATCTTTTTCTAATTATAAGTTTTTAATCCCTAACCTCAAACAAGCTGTTTGAAAATCTGTGCTGTGTATGACTTGAACTTGTCATACACAGCACAGTGGCAAAAGTTTTTAACTCCACCCCCAATTCCTCTTATCAgtaaaatgcagcctttaaaaGTGGGAAATATTCAAACAATACGTGTAAATGGACATGAACTGGTacagaaaaaaattatacaATTTGTTTCCAGGAACAAATAACAATAGATTAAAGATTAAATATTACAACTATTTCGAGAAATGTCATGAGACTGTGTTGGAATCCCATAATGCCATGCATCCTAACTCTAAAGAGTTTAACTGGAGAAACACGTGACCCAATCCA is a window from the Pelmatolapia mariae isolate MD_Pm_ZW linkage group LG5, Pm_UMD_F_2, whole genome shotgun sequence genome containing:
- the tp53rk gene encoding EKC/KEOPS complex subunit TP53RK; the protein is MARENNMAVPEFLREAELLKQGAEARVYRAEFLGTPTIVKERFPKRYRHPALDEKLTHRRTVQEVRAILRCRRAGISAPVVYFVDYTCHCIFLEEIVGSSTVRDYIASAQQSDSCKELKLQRLAERVGQVLAKMHDEDVIHGDLTTSNMLLRPSPEGGESDLVLIDFGLSYISALPEDKGVDLYVLEKAFLSTHPNTEELFEKLLKSYTTSSKKSSAVIKKLDEVRLRGRKRSMVG